The Gossypium hirsutum isolate 1008001.06 chromosome D06, Gossypium_hirsutum_v2.1, whole genome shotgun sequence genome contains the following window.
CTttaacttttgtttcttttaataatttGTGAACATTTCTCTTAAACAAAATAGTGAGCTGTGAGCAACATGTAGTCTTCTAGGTTCTGCTTTCAGCtgattgttaatttttttctttttgttgcttttaataatttttgaacaTTTCTCTTAAACAAAATAGTGAGCTGTGAGCATCACATGTAGTCTTCTAGGTTCTGCTTTCAGCtgattgttaatttttttctttttgttgcatcCCATTGGTCTATTTTCTTGGTCACCTTGGTTAATTTAAAGATAATTGTTTCTGCGTTGGCTTGggaaaatatgaatatttatcttGAACATTGAGTTCGCTTTTTGGGGAATTAAAGACCGTTCATTAAaatattctctctctctctctctctctctttttagtTTCCTAGTTGTATGACTCATATCTTTCAGTTTTGAGTGGCTTTGCCTGAATTGTTTCACATAACATAATTTTTAGACTTAATGGCACGGTGGATTGTGGTGACCAGCACAAGCACATTTATCAGAGAGCCATGCTACTGGTAGAGCAGGTCAAAGTAAGCAAAGGAAGTCCTCTGGTCACTTGTCTTCTTGAAGGGTCAAGTGGAAGGTAGGCAGCTGCAATTTCCTTTTGTTTGACATCTTTTATCTTTAACTTTAACTGAATCTAGGTTGACTTGTACAGTGGCAAAACAGCATTGGCAGCTACTGTTGGCATTGACAGTGATTTCCCATATGTCAAGATAGTAAGCTCCTGACCTGTAGCATGTATAAATATATTGCAACCTTCTATTTGTTGTTAAGattcttgttttttttaatttttatttaataggtCTCTGCTGAATCTATGATCGGTCTTCATGAGAGTACAAAATGTGCTCAGATTGTCAAGGTTTGTGGTGCCATGATCCTTAAATCTGGAAGTGATATGAATACTTTTATCTGAACAAATTATTGCTCTAAACTAGAACTTTGCTTTGGTCTAAGCTGTTTAACATATACAGTCAACCCTCTCTATAACAGCCCCATTTGTCTGTTAAGATTTTGCCTGTTATAAAGAGGTGATTATTATACACTTATAACAGCATGCTGTTATAGAGAGATAATTGTTGTAAATCTACCATAAAATTCATATTGTGGATTTCTATCAAATGAAGAAAGTGAGAATtatgttaaaaagaaagaaagaaagttggaatcaaatcaacaaaattaaaagacataGAGCAGGTGCATGCATTATtgcttttatgcatattttattttacattctttcacATGCTAATTATGAAGTTCATAAATCTAACAAGTTACATTAATCAATATGAgttactaaattaaattaattaatttatcacgaGCTATTAAGTTtaagtaatcaatttataagtttatgatgttCCAAATTCATAGTAGAATATTTAACTAGAGAACTTAATAGTTTGTTGAATTGATATCTTTAATTCCACTCATTAAagattatttcatttaataaaatatgattaatagattttttcatgtgaaatttaaacattttattggaataatattttaattgatataatttttatttaataaattctaattaataggcttgcttatatgaaatagttataattttacttaaaattttagacaATATGCTGTTATagagaactaatttaataaagaatgtaCTTAATAATTATGAATGTTGCTGTTATAAGTGAAAAGCTGGTATAGAgggttaaaataaaacataaaaaatcggTCCTACTAGAAACCTGGTTGTTATAGAGAGGGCTGACTGTATAAGAAATTCAGGTTTCCGTTTGAAAAATTGATGGCCAGGAATATTTGTGCTTCATGTATCAAACTAGGATAATTTACGTTAGAAAAAGTTAGAACATTTTGAATTTAGTGCACTTTGGCAGGTATTTGAGGATGCGTACAAGTCACCCTTGAGCATCATCATCCTTGATGACATAGAAAGGTTAGGGGAATGAGAAACTTATGCTATTCATTTTGACTTGAAATGTGCAATGTTGACAGAAATAATTGGTTAATTATTGTTGCAGGCTACTGGAGTATGTTGCTATTGGGCCCCgtttttcaaatataatttctCAGACATTGTTGGTTCTTCTCAAACGTCTTCCTCCTAAGGTTTGTCTTTGGTTCTTTCTATGTGTTTCAATCAAGTACTCCTAATGGTTACTTGGGAAATATTCAAAACtttttccatttaaaaaaaaagagagaattgaACTAGGTTAACAATGCTTTCTCCCATTCTCTTGATTGAGAAGTCCCATGCTGCTTACTAGTTAAATCATTAACATTTTAGAAGATACAATTTGATTCATATGCTAATCGGATCAGTTAGCAAAAAAGTATATTGAGAATCTTGTTTAATCTGAATTCAGTGTATTGTTATTTAGATCTGCAAATGCTTGTCTTTCAGGGGAAAAAACTTCTGGTGTTTGGGACAACCAGTGAGATTACCTTCTTAGATTCAGTTGGCATTTGTGATGCGTTCTCTGTCACCTACCATCTTCCTACACTGAAGACAGCTGATGCAAAGAAGGTAATAATGTTATCAATTTTATTGCTTTAAGTCATCTAGGGGTATGATATTTTGCTTTGCTTTCTTCGGCTTGTCAGTGTACATTTGCCTCAATTAGTGTTAATCTCTTTGTTATACCACAATagcagaaaaaaaaacatttaaagcTGTCATTTTTTATAAAAGCTGCTGACACAACTCTCAAACATGTGGAAGTTCTTTCGATCAGATAGTTTTATTTTACTATTCTCCTTCATTACTGAACTGCATTGCTAACAATGTTGTCTGATATTTGCGGACATTATAAGTAAATTTTTCATGTTTGTCTCAAACTCCAAAGCAAAACAACTTAGTATTGCTCTTAGttagggagttaaatttatttaatctgCTCTTCATACCCCAGGTTTTGAAACAACTGAACGTATTTGCTGAAGGAGATGTCGATGCAGCTGCAGAAGCCCTGAATGATGTGAGTTTAAACAATCTGCCTGATTTGGTTCATTCATAGGCATATCTTTTCATTTACTCTTTCTCTTTATGTGTACTAGTGTATATAGGAATGTCCATTTGTGCATGTAGGGTGTAGGTGTGAGTGCATGAATATGGGGAATGAGCTTTCCGAGTGCCACATCATTATTTCTAGAACCTTGAGCTATAGATAAATTGAATCTCCATGATGAATTTGTAGTTGGGAAATTCACACTTTCTTTGCGCTTATATCTTGTTCTAGGCAATGATTTTGAAAGCAAATGAAAATTTGTGGTTATCATACTAACTCATGCCTGTTTCTGTTTAGATGCCTATCAAGAAGCTGTATATGTTGATTGAGATGGCAGCGCAAGGAGAGCAAGGTGGAGCAGCAGAGGCAATCTACTCAGGGAAGGAAAAGATTAAGATATCTCACTTTTATGATTGCCTCCAGGATGTAGTCCGGGTCTAATTCACACGTTTTGTTCATTTTTACAATCTGGTCGTTTTCTCATACACTCTGCATACACCTTCATTTTTCTACTTGGTTTCTCCATTCCTCTCCCGTCAGTTCCCTTTTTTCTTTGTGTTTGACGATTTGTAGACATTGGTTGAAGGTCATGGGAGAACTTATGTTGGGAAGTTTTTTTCCGGGCCTTTGTTTGCTGCAGCTTTATTTCAGCTCTTGGTAAAATCCCCCCCCCCTCCCCCACTCTCTGTAACTCGAcgatatatatttattatatatattctaaaacTTTTATGTAAATCTGCTATATTAGATAATCCCAAAGGTGCTTTCAGCTCAGTTGATCCAATGCATGAGGTAGGCCTAAAAACAACGCCGCGGTGTAAAATGAAGTACATTTGTCTTCATCTTCTGTGTTGCATTGAATATAGTTTATTTTTCAGTAACCATCTGAACGTATATATCTGTAGATTTCGATCCATATTATTCCATGCATAAACAATGTTAAATAgcccacttttttttttctttttggtttcaaATGGCTATTCAACTCAAACAAAATATCCAAGTGCTTTTcgctttttattaaaaatgatttgAGGGTAAAATATCAAAATTGTCCTCATTTATAAAAGCTTTATGGTTTAATGAATTCACTTCTAATAACTAcatgcattttttttatattcggtatataattatattgtttttttatatttatttgaaaaaatatacCGTTATATATTTAAACATGTGAGGGTTATGTtggtatattattttaatatttaaaatataccttatatatataagagaagaatggaaaacaaaaaagaaagaaaaagaggaggGGAAAAATGAgaaagtgtttttatttttactttttgcacATTTgaagtattaaaaatttattggttactaatttattttagctgtttttatatattcatatcatatttaggttTGGCCTAGGGCTAGTTTGGGAGTGTGGTCACTTAGGGTTAGAaggggttttaaaatttttttccccAAGTTTTAACATGAAAAAAACTCTAGCATTAAATTTTGTGATAGACGCTTCATTATAGGTAGAGATAAAAAAAGAccccaagtttttttttaatttttttattagtatatatttttattttattgtattatattttataattttttaaaaaaaaatcttaatttattGTTTAACCTAGGCCCTAAAATTATTAAGAATGGACATGATGGCATTCATTTTATATGTTTTACATtgcattttaatatatatatatacttttcatAATTTGTTGTAATAATTGAATTTAGTGAAAATATTCATACGGCCTTgttgataatttttaatataaatgtttACCGACTTTTGCAGGTTCATGTATTAATGTTGTATCAATTTCTAAACTTCTATGTTATCCTAACTTATATTTTACAAATGTTATTcaagtttaattctaaatttaatcacataaaatatttaagtaataacattttaaaaacatTGCTATCAATTGCTCAACATATTTTGAAATTgataacattttaaaaatgttgaGTTTATAGTGTATGGATAATCTCGAATGTCCGAgtatattattattgttgatgTTTACACCATTATTCATTTATCAATATTAGTAATTTGATTAACTACATGAGTTGAACAATTGATTAAAATGTGATTAATGCCATTGATGTTattgtattaattgaaattgtttTATTGTTACTATATTGTTACCTATAAGACTAGTAAAGCATgaaattgtttattttataaaaatgtttttaaaatgttattacttaaataaacatttttatcaattgtttaaaataatttgaaattattttaatatttaaattataacttATATGTGTATAACATATATCAGAGaagaaaagagggaaaaaaaaagagaggagaggaaaaaatgaaaaaaagtttttatttttactttttacacATTTGAAGTATtaagaatttattattatatgtgaTGTGCGTAAAAACCACAAATTTAAATACaattgtgtgtttaaaaataatatctaataaataatgaaacaaaagatttgttactaattaataataataagaaatgaaatatgcattatattaaaattaaaaatattagattaaattggTCAAATCTCAatcaataacattattaatatatatatacaattgatgaaggtaataagtatgtaaaataaaaataaaaagggcttaaggGTGTGAAAGGCCctcaaactttttttaaaaaagcaattaagcctttgcttttttttttgcattcaattgggtacttgaattgACCGTTAAAGCTAACTACCCCTAATTTTTTCCAGTTAAAGCCACCCCGTGCCATAACCATGGCGTGACAAGtggcaaaaaaaattataaaaaataaaaatcaataaaagttataaaaattattaaattttaataaaaatataaaatatatttaaaaatgattaaaaaatagattttttttattaaaatcgtaaaaaattataaaattttatatattttttcaattaaagctaTCATGTGTCGCAACATAACATGAAATGTggagaaaattaataaaaaaataaaaatcaataaaatttatagaaaaattataaaatactttttttaatacaataaattttttttataatttttaagcgaattttatatttctttacattttttttataagattttataaaactttataaATTTCCTAAATTGAAAACATCACCGGGCACAACCAAAATAAAGAACCCTAATGGAAATGAACAAATGACAGGTTTGTTAAAAGTAGTGTGATCTGATATAATTTGTTGCCAAATTTTACCTTGCATACCATATATTTTGCTGAATGTGTGGTGAGTAGCATTTTTTGGGGggtaaagttaaaaataatggtagaaataaaaattatagcTCTCTTGATTTTGCAATGATTGACCTGGTGAGCTTATAGTGTCTAATGTGCAAGGAAGAGTGTGCAGTAGATTTCATTATGTTTGGGGAGAAGCCTTGAATTTCATTTCACGGAATCATTAGCATTTTAATGGAtagttaataagaaaaaaatagcaAGACGGATTGAAGAATCTTCAAATTCTGATTCATACCCAATCATCTTACACTGAATTTCAAATCAACTTCACCAAAATGTACACCATACCAAGCAGCaaacaaaaacaaattcaaaTCTAATCATACTTTTCTCTCCAAGAGTAAACCAAAAAGAATACCCAAGAAAAAGCCAACAATATGTCACCAACCGTCTGTCGGAGCCAATCCCAAGCCAAATCCTCTACTCTTCTCTCGAACCAGAATCTCCACACCGCCACCGAACCATGCAAAACCGTGCACCCTTTGGCAAAGAATGATTGGAACTCTCTGTCTTTAACAAATGAGACCATGAAAAGCAAGAACCCCACGGCGAACAATAGCAGACCCGCGAAGGAATCGGAGGTCCGGATCAAGAGCTGATCGTGTGGAGTGGATCCCAAGAGCTTGGTGGCCGTCTCGATCCCGTGGGTGAATGTGTACATTTCTTTCATGTAGAACATCATGAGTGCGCCGCTTGATAAGGCGATCACCGAGTGGAGGAGACAGATCAGCCTGAAAGCTGCTGCTGATGTTGACATTTTTCGGGGTGGGGGTTTTTTGTTTGTGTCTACAAGGGAGGGTGATCAGTGGTTCGATGAAGAAATAGACATGATTGTAGTGGAAAGAAAACCCTAACCCCAAAACCGAATGAAATGAGAAGAAAGAGGAAGATGAATAGGAAAGAGAAGTGATTTTTGGTTAGTTccagttttatttaatttcaaaaacgtttataataataattattattaacgTTTGAAATTAATCGCTAACTTCAGCTTAGCTTACGCCAGTTTGTCGGCCGGATTACTCCGCGCTTCCATctcctcccttttttttttcttcaattattaTTTGACTTGtaagtttcatttttattttaaacaacttagcctttctattttctaaaattaaaaatgtaagtttttctattaaattaaaattgctACCATCTGAATTTTAAAACATCACACCAGCAATTTTTAAAGAATAATTTTAAGGTGAAGTTAACAATTggacatgaattttaaaatctgtaaaatatatgattaaatttcatgaaataaaaattgagggactaaattctaaatttacaaaaagtataaaaactTGTAGCATTTTTAACCATTTTATAACGAGAGTTTAGATGATAAATGGGTTTCTTGAAATatgttttaactaaaaaatattaaatcttttGGTGGTGTTTGGGaactagaattttaaaatttaaattttgattttaaaaataatgtaaattaagtagtaaactatttaaaaatacaGTATTCATGATAATTTCTCGATTAGATGGTTCTACTATATGCTTCTTTAGTAATGAGTTTGcaattcttaaaatatttttggatttGACAAATCTATGTTTTTGTACTTTGCTACTATGTATTTGAGTTAATTGCATCAGATATCCCCAAATTGTGACCCTCATTCTAGAttgattttaaactttaaaacgtTCTAATTACATCCCTAAACTATTAATATTATACCAATCAAGTCCTTTCAttattaaaactattaatttaaccattaaattacaCGGAAAATCTTATGCAActgaatttaaaatgaaaatttttaaagaaatagaatgttattgcataaattttaaaagtaaaactaaaaaaaaaagaataaatgataaatcttctataaaaatctatttttttaccatatttatttttcttaatcatttttcattttaaattatgttacatAAGATCTAACATgttatttaatagttaaattaaaaattttagtaacGAAAGGACTTGGTTGATATAATTTTGATAGTTTACGGATTAATTAGAATGACTTGAAATTTAGGGATAAATTTAGAATGAGGGTCATAGTTTTGGGATGTTTGGAGAAATTAACTACATATTATATTGAATCACAACTAACTTGTTCataatatatgcatttcattcttaccatttacatattatatattttatttcgaAACATAAATCTTTTAAAGGTTTAAGTTTGTCTCTAGTCCCTATgttctttagaattttttgaaatttagtccattCATTTAGTTAAAATGCTAAATTTAAATGTGCTGGAAATTGGAAATTGGagttcaaattttaaatcaaaatttttaaaactaaaacaccgaataatcatatttattgaaaatccaataaatttaattttgaattcaaacaaatataaaaattaacatttttaaaccCAATAAAAAATCAAACTCAATAGTAAGTTAAGACAattaatataaatgaaattaaaacttattatacttaattttattttaaaaaatcataactaACACTCAACTAAAACTTTATTATATTACTTCCATCAATTGTAATTTGTATAtcaattgagttggtgtcataagTTAATTTGATCTATATTCTGACAATACAATAATAAGTAATATAttcttaatttgatgtatttttttcattttaatatcatttttattaatttatttatttcaaactatatatttcattatttattatgttatttttaaatacattattttcactcgtaataaaatttttaatagaatataatttaattgataaattcaatatttatttaaaatccacTTTTATATTTATAGAATAATGCAAAAGAAAAAATTAGGTCATGTAACTgataaaagttagaaaaaattaGCTCACAATCAGTTACTGcccttcttaaaaaaaaaaaagttagaaaatccCAAACCTATGAACAAATAAGCAAAAAATCAAAAGAGTTGCTGGTTGGAACTTTTGAGAATGTCAAAATCACTTTAATTTGACAAATCTGGAAATTGGAATCCAGATCCTTCTTCAATTTactttaaatttagaaaaagtaattatttgattttttttatttatttttacatttttcatCAAGTGTTGCTTGTGTAGCATCGTGTATTATTTAGGTAATAATTACCATCTCTTTCACCACAAATAATTCTAATTCTTTAGACATATTTgtttgatagaataattatattataattctctatgtcatgtttggtagtacaaattgtaattaaatcgttatatgatttatatatatattcttaaaatattaattattataaaaattattagtatgataaaaacaattttttttaaaaaataacaaaaattcaaatcaaatcaccatatgtattatgttagtctaaaaaagTAGATGATAAtataattactaataaaaataacaaaaaaaatcacatgtattataaattttatatacttttcgAAGTATGGATAATCTCAATTCTACCTATAattgaagttataaaatatgCAACATGCTAGTGTCACAGGGTTAGAACTTTAGGCAAGCAAACCACGTAGTCTTAAGTGATTCCTTTACTTCAAATCTGCCCAAGTCAGCCTATCTCTCGAAAATACAAGAATTTTCAaagaaattctctaaggcactgAAACAAAAAGGAAGCAAACTATCAAGCGAAGAAGCGAAAAGCGAACATAAAAGCCACGAGAAAATTAAGCTCACCAactgtttgagtaaatgctctcaaaataTTCTAATACTTTGAAGAAATACAATtgagtgattacaaatgagggggaaggTCTGTATTTATAGTTGAGTTCCCCCAAATCCAACAATACAATTTAAATTACATCGAAGGGCAAGATCAAAGCCTATGTACAATATTCACCATGATAACCCTAATTTCACTGAAGTGTTTCACtgggccaccaaggcttcaagtagatgggcttATCCATGTGTTCCACAACTTGGGCCAGTTCAAATGGGTTAAATGAGCCCTATTTAATTAGTTGACCTCCAAGGGTGATTCTGTGCGCAATGGTCACAAGCTTTAATTTGCgacccgtgacattctccctcaCCTATTCTCGTGATTCCCTCGTCACATCCTTAGAATGACACTGGTTTGATTTGTCTTGGAACTGCCTTAATACCTTAGTTGTTTCCCAACTAGTCTCTTTATTAGGTAGTTTTGCCCTTCTAAACATTTGCCTTGGCTTATGTCTCTTCCTTCGTCTTATTCGAATTGTCTCTCTCGTTTGTACATCTTGTAAGAGCCTGCCACTCTTGGTTTCCCCCATTTTTGACTTGCCTTGATTGGGATCCCCTTGATCTTGATCCTTACAAATAAGCTTAGGCACACTCGCACTAAACATTGGGTTAACCTTGAGTAGTCACCAACTCTGATTTGTAATCCCCTCAGCTTACCCGCTTTAGAACTCTGAAAGGGCCCCTGTGTCTTTGCCAAGCCAATGGTAAGTCGTAATGAAAAACACTAGAAAAATGTTTGCAATGTACCCTGCTCATAGCATTTACTCGTTTTGATTGCCTAATTTGCATAATCACTTTTTCCACAAAGTTTGATGCACAACCCACCTTTCTAATAGGTGGTAGCCTTACTAATAACTCAACAGGCTTCACATTAGTTTGCTGCAACTCTAGCATTTCCAATGGGGTCTTCATAACAACCCAATTCCCAGTGATGtcgaaaatagtagttttgggaccacaattttgacgtGTCAGcctgtaaatattaattatttaatatttacaagggcATTAGtgttgtattaaattttggttgagaaattttatcatttagatagttaattaattaaaaaagattaaattgaaaaagatgtaaaagttaaaCCTATTagttaaaaagaactaaatgaTTATAGAACTGAAAATTCATgaactaaaatgataaatatacCATGTAAGTAAATGTAGTGGACGGTTGGTAAGTAAATAGTGTGAAATTTGGATGTTTACTTAAGAGAAAAATAGTAAATAGATTATAAaactgaaattaaataaaaaaaaaacaaatcctatcatctttctctttatttttgtcgaaattaagaagaaaaaaatagcCATGGGAGAGTTTTGAAGGTTCAATCATTTAGTGtgttgcatgtaagtgattttattatttgtttcttgtaaatttgacatttttatttAGTTATAGCTTAAGTTAGCTAGCCCAAGGATTATTTTGTGAAATAGTCAGATGTTTAGAAATTTATCATTaatgattttgaatgtttttgttgttagttggtgttgttggaagcttagttgataaatatgatcaaattgtaaagtaatttttagtaaatttgactTTAGAGACTAAATAGGAAAAATATAGAAGTTAGCTTGATTTTTCTTGAGAATCCTTGGAATTTATGAGTTGTAATAATATGAACAAAAAATTAGTTAAATGGGTTTTTGTATTAATTATGGAAATTGGCTTGTTCaatattatggactaaattgtattaaatgtaaatatttgggggaaatgtataaatattgtaaATATAACATTAGATGTATCAAATTGAGTAGAATGTGAAATTGaggctaaaaaataaaataaattatattatagatcaagatcaAGTTGATAATCGTGAAAAAAGGAATGTTGTGGATTAGTTCATGAACTTTTGCTATTTTTACAGTTTGgccctggtaagttcgtatggttaaattttattataatttaaatattaaattgcttgtggattgaaaattattaattgacTTGAAAGTATTGAATTGTGGTAAGTGAATTGATTTGGGAAAGAAATtgtattaaatgttgttaaatgataaatatgtgagccgatgaacgtaggataggatacgattggcatgccaaaaGGTTATATCGCGCATTGTACTggattgtttgatgttcagatGATGATTATGAATTCATTCTTGTTTACTGAATATATTGaagttcagcatttgttgtgaactaTTGCGTTATATTATAGTGTTTCAGGTATGTTTTGATGGCGAATGTAAAGCGTGCCGAAGTGTGTTTTGGAGGGATTTTAGCCTACGGGCTTGGACTTGGTGCCCAGGTGTGTTCTCAGTTGGTTAGGTCATTTGAGCgatttggtgtgtttggttggttaACTGTGTATCCGAATCCATTACAATGTTCATCGAGTATAGTTAATGATATAAcatatttgattgaattgattTAGTTGTATGCAAGCTTATGACTCATCTGTGATTTGGTTATGAATGGCAAGACTATGATTTATGACATTTCTGTATTATGTATTGATTAAGTttatttggtaagttaattttttaatccgTGGAACTTACTAAACTTaagtaagcttacttgtgttcTTTTTATTGCTTTCTTGTAGATTTGTTTTTAAGGCTTCAGGCGATCGGATCAACTTCAAGATTCACACTATCCGAAAATCtattggtagtttttgaatgCTCGTAttaggttatatggcatgtaataggttaAATGAATTTATGAGGTTATTTTGTGAAGTTGTTAAACTTGAATGATGCTTGTCTTTAGGTATATTTTGGTATATATGAATATGTTGTAGgtttggtatatatttatatttggaatttgtttggtatatttggtataagTTTAATGAAAGTGTGTGAATATGGCAATTTGACTTATAGATTGAAAGGGGTGGTATTTTGGTACGTATCGATATTAAAGATGTTTGAGTACTTTAAATGCAATTATTTTGGtttgaaatgttattttagtttggatattgaattgtggtgtcaacaAGGACACATTGGTTAGTCTTGTAGATGTTTAAATAGgttattttatttatccattGTAAAATAAGTGGATTTTGGCATGATTTGAACTTTTAAAGATGAGGTTTTaccattttaaaaataagtatccaTACCAAATGCCTTGGTATTGATACTTGACCATTTGAATAGTTTTCC
Protein-coding sequences here:
- the LOC107901815 gene encoding uncharacterized protein; the protein is MSTSAAAFRLICLLHSVIALSSGALMMFYMKEMYTFTHGIETATKLLGSTPHDQLLIRTSDSFAGLLLFAVGFLLFMVSFVKDREFQSFFAKGCTVLHGSVAVWRFWFERRVEDLAWDWLRQTVGDILLAFSWVFFLVYSWREKYD